The following is a genomic window from Spirosoma foliorum.
CGCGATTTTTCGTCTCTGCGTATTGATTTTGTTCAGAATCTGCTTGTCGGCATCATTGTTTGGATCGAGGCCGTCAGCATCCTGCAAGGCAAACTGCAAGTCGTTTTTCTCGCGTTTAACGAGATATTCCATCTCCCGAATTTTCGTCCGAATCTGCTCCGATTGACTTTTAAGCTCAAACGCAGGGTATTTCCGGGTCAGAACACGGCCAAGATAGCTTAGCTCGAAAATTTTGTCGCAGGCTGCCCGGAAACGTTCATTAACAACTTTGTCCTGTAATTTGAACGGCACCCGAATCTCTTTCCAGGCATTGAGTAACACTTTTGCTCGCTCAGCAGCAGCAAAAATGTCGGATTGTTTGGATAGTTTCTCCACTTCATCGGCCATTTTCATTTGAGCCTCAATCCGTGGATCGATCTTGGGTACCAGTACAATGCCCTTCGCGTCGTTATACTTCGCATAGAACATGGTTGTGGCTTTCTTGAACTGCTTATACAGTTTTCCACTTTTCTTGATCGGTACTTCACCAACCGCCTTCCAGGCATTGTTCAGCCGCCGAACCTCTTGAAAGGCCGCATCCAGATCACCCAATCGATTGGCACGGAAGGCTAATCGAATCAGCTCGTCATACTTATCCAGGCGTTCCTGAATAACTTTGTTCTGCTCGTTGAAGAACTCCCGTCGGCGTTGAAAAAAGCCGTCCAGTAGTTCCTGAAACCGTCCTTCTACTTCCTCCTCTACCGATTTGTCAACCGGGCCAGTCTTAATCCATTTCGTCTTGATCTCCTGAAGTTCATCAGCTGTTGTTCGCCAGTCAGTACTGTCGACAATAGCTTCGGCTTCAGCGATCAGAGCCCGCTTAATGTCATAATTCTTGCGTTGGTTGACCGTAATTAAATCGGCCAATAACTTTTCTTGCTCGTCCAGACGGTCGAGTAGGGGAGGGAAATCTCCTAATGCATCAAATCCAAGCAGTTTCTTGCGGAGTTGGACCAGCTTTGTCAGGTACGAGCCTTTGTTCTGAGCCTCGTCGATGTCTTTCTCTAACTGACTGACTTTGTTCTCTGCAATGATGAAGCGATTTTTAAAATAATCGAGCGCTTCCTGCTCGGTGCGTTTGACTTCGCCGATTTGGCGGTCTTCGTAATTCAGGTAGCCTTTCAAAAATACCTTTCCGTCTTTGACGTAACCGTATTCATCTACCAGTGAAGCGTTTTCCATTACTGTGCTTGGTTAAGGCTGCGCTGTGGGTTAATTTTGAGGATTATTGCCAACACAAATCTATCAGAAATTAATGAGCCAGGAAACCATAATTTTCTCTATGGCAGGCGTGAGTAAAAATATTCCGCCTAACCGACAAATCCTAAAGAACATCTACCTTTCCTTTTTTTATGGTGCAAAAATTGGTGTTTTAGGACTTAATGGTTCTGGAAAATCGACCTTATTGCGGATCATAGCAGGTATAGACAAAAATTATACCGGAGAAGTCGTTTTCTCGCCCGGTTATTCGGTTGGTATGCTTGAGCAGGAGCCAAAGTTTGAGGCTGGCAAAACTGTACGTGAAGTTGTGGAAGAGGGCGTACAGGAAGTTGTGAACCTTTTGAAGGAATTTGACGAGATTAATGAAGCCTTTGGCGACCCCGATGCCGACTTCGATAAACTTATTAATCGGCAAGGCGAGGTTCAGGAAAAACTAGACCATTATAACGCCTGGGAACTCGACCAGAAGCTCGAACGAGCCATGGATGCACTCCGATGCCCACCGTCCGATGCTCTGATCGATAATCTGTCGGGGGGAGAAAAACGCCGGGTGGCTCTCTGTCGCCTGCTGCTACAGCAACCAGACGTTCTGCTACTTGACGAGCCAACGAACCACCTTGATGCCGAATCGGTGTTGTGGTTAGAAGAACACCTTCGCCAATATTCAGGAACCGTTATCGCTGTAACCCACGATCGATATTTTCTGGATAACGTGGCGGGTTGGATTCTCGAACTTGATCGGGGTGAAGGCATTCCCTGGAAAGGCAATTATTCATCGTGGTTAGAGCAGAAACAAAATCGGCTAGCGAAGGAAGAAAAGACAGAATCGAAGCGTCAGAAAACCCTTCAACGCGAGTTAGAATGGGTGAAAATGGCTCCGAAAGCACGACAGGCAAAATCTAAAGCACGTTTGGGAGCTTACGAAAAGCTGTTGAATGAAGACGCTAAGCAACGCGACGAAAAACTAGAAATTTTTATTCCAGCTGGTCCACGTCTAGGTGCTAAAGTGATTGAAGCCGAAGACGTATCCAAAGCGTTTGGCGACCGACTTTTATTTGAACACTTAGGTTTTAGACTCCCACAGGGTGGTATTGTTGGTATCATCGGGCCAAACGGAGCCGGTAAAACGACGCTATTCAAACTTATTACGGGTCGCGACAAACCCAATTCGGGCACATTCGACGTAGGCGAAACGGTAAAAGTGGCCTACGTTGACCAGGAACATGATGGCTTAGATCCGAACAAGACGGTCTATGAAACCATTTCGGGAGGCAACGATTGGATTATTATGGGCGGAAAGCAGTCAAACGCTCGCGCCTATGTAAGCCGATTTAATTTTGGCGGTGCCGATCAAGAAAAGAAAATCGGAACATTGTCGGGTGGTGAGCGTAACCGGGTTCATCTGGCCATGACACTTAAGGAAGGCGCTAACCTGCTCTTGTTGGATGAGCCGACCAATGACCTGGATGTGAATACGTTGCGAGCGTTGGAAGAAGGCCTGGAGAATTTTGCAGGCTGTGCGGTGATCATCAGCCACGATCGCTGGTTCCTGGATCGGATTGCTACGCACATTCTGGCCTTTGAAGGCGATTCACAGGTCTATTGGTTTGAGGGAAATTTCTCGGAATACGAAGAAAATCGGCGCAAACGACTAGGCACGGATGCCACGCCAACCCGGATCAAGTATAAAAAATTGGGGTAATTTAGGAAGGGCATTAACAATAAACGGGTACCACGTTTCCTTTTGAAACGTGGTACCCGTTTATTGTTAATGCTCTCGGCAGATAGATGGCTGGCGGTTAGCGCTTTACTAATTTCTTAAGGAGCCAATAGATTCACGAAAGATCATGCTTTAAGAGATAGTTTGCCTTGTGTTTTAGATGCATAGGGTTCGCCTTTTCTTCACCCTTTAACAAAAAACAATCGATGAAACCGTCAAGACGTAATTTCTTACAATCGCTGGGCGTTGGCGTGGCCAGTTTGGGGGTTACTAAACAAGCTTCTGCTACAGCATTACCTGCACCTAAAAAGCCAGCAGGCGACGATCAGGTTCTGTTTGTGGGCGATACGATTGCCATTGCCAATACAGAACACGGAAAAGTTAGAGGATTTATTCTTCGGGGTATTCATCAATTTTTAGGAGTGCCTTATGGGGCTGATACCTCGGGTAAAAATCGGTTTATGCCTCCACAAAAGCCCGCACCCTGGACTGATATTCGGCCTACTCTGTGGTGGGGAAACTCAGCTCCCCAAATCATGGAAAAACGATATGCCAATGTTTACGCGTCCTTCGTTGACCACTGGAATTACGATGATGTTTCAGAAGACTGCCTGAAGCTAAATGTATGGACACCAGCCCTAGACTCGCAAAAACGACCAGTAGTTGTCTGGCTGCACGGCGGTGGCTTCGTTAATGGAAATGCGGTTGAGCAGGATGGATATCAGGGTGAAAACTTGTCTCGTTTGGGCAATATCGTTTTTTGCTCCATCAATCATCGGCTTGGCTCGCTGGGGTATACCGATCTGAAAGCTGCCGGAGGCCATGCCGCATCTGGTAACGTAGGTAATCTGGACATGGTGGCCGCTCTGGAATGGGTCAAAAACAATATTGCCAATTTTGGTGGAGACCCTGCCAATGTAACTATTATTGGGCAGTCGGGTGGCGGAGCCAAAGTGACAACCCTAATGAATATGCCATCCGCCAAAGGCCTGTTTCATAAGGCTGTTGCATTGAGTGGTAGCTCGCTATCTGGCGTTAATAAAGAATATGCCGAAAAATTAGGCGTGAAGGTGATGGAGGAAGCTGGTCTGAAGCCGGGCGAAATCGATAAACTTCAGCAGATTCCGTGGCGCCAATACATTGATATCGCCAACCGGGCTGTTGAGAAAATGGCCGATGAAGCCAAGCGAATGAATATCCAGCGGGGAGGCTATTCGCCCGTTGGTGATGGCACCTACTTGGCCGAAGGGGCTTTTTTCAATAACCCCAATCAATTCTCGGCTGATATTCCGCTGATTCTCTGTTCCACATTTCATGAGCAAAATCCTGACCGGACAGATGCCAGCCTGGAGGGTATTTCGTTGGCCGAAGTGAAAGAGAAAATAAAATCCCGCTTTGGCGATAAATCTGGTGAAATTGTAGACGCTTACGCCAAGAATTTCCCGAAGGCTCGCCCCATTGAGATTTGGGCATTGATTGTTTCGAATCGAAAGAATGTCGTTGCCACTGCCGATGCTAAAGCCGCTCAGCAAAAAGCGCCTGTTTACGTAGCCTGGTTTGGCTGGCAGCCCCCGCTATTTGATGGTCGGATGCGGGCTTTCCACTGCGACGATATTTGTTTCTGGTTTTATAATACCGATTTGATGCTGACGCATACTGGTGGTGGGAAGCGACCAAGAGCCTTATCCGATAAGATGGCTCACTCGTTTCTGAACTTTATCAAAACCGGAAATCCTAATGGGGGAGGCTTACCTAACTGGAAGCCGTATACGACCCAACATGGTGAAACCATGATTCTGGATGATGTTCCCGCTTTGGCGAATGATCCCGATCGCGAAGCACGGAAAACGCTGGCTTAAGAAAGAATTGGCTGGTTATAAATCCAAAACGGTCCTATACGGTCAATTGACTATATGGGACCGTTCGTTTGGAGGGCAACTTGGCGATGGGTGGCTGTTTTGATACTTAACTATTCTCCGTTAGCCAAGTCAACGCGTTTTCTAAACACGTAGCCCCATGTTCAGGGTCGTCAACCATATCGGCCAGTTCGGTTAACAGTAATACGCCGGTTAAGGTGTGAACACGATTATGATCGATTGTGCGTCCTGTTAGCTGTTCATAGTGGCTAATGACATCCGCGGTAAGCTCCTTTGAAATAAAACTGGTATAAATAAATTCCTCGTGCAATTCGCCAAAACCAGCATCGCCAAAGTCATAAATACCAGTTAGTTGTTGAGTAGAATAGTCAAATGCCATATTCCTGCCATGACCATCGAAAAATCCATATATAGGCAGATCGGGAGGAAGCTGCGCCCAGGTTTTGAGCGTTTGTTGGGCCTTAGGGAGAAGATTTTTGGGTAAGAGTGGTTGAATACCAGCCAGAATAATGTCAGGACTTGGCCATTGGTCAATTGGTAGGGCGCCGGCAGTTCGTAGCAAGTCTGGCTCAATTGCGTGTAACTCCCCATAAAAACGAGCTATGTCTTTCGCTAAGCTCTCTTTAGCTACCTTCCCCAATAATTCGTACTGCGGCCTCGTAACGGGTTCTCCTTTAAGCTTTGTGTGTTTCGAAAACGTAACTGGCTTTTCAAAAAACTCAAGATCGGGCACTTGTATTGTCACACTGGGCCGAATCACGGTGAGCATTGTAGCCTCTCTGCGCAAAGCCTCGATAGCTTCCGGATCACGGGGGAATTTAAAAACTAACCGATCATCTATATCAACGGCAACAGAATCCCATCCGGTAGTTAGTAATGTAAAGGTAGCGTCGGCAAGGTCAGGAAAACAGGCCAGGATTGTGTTCTTTAACTGGTCGAGCATGATTTGCTTTGAAGCAGAAACGAAAGAAGGGGCTAAATTAAAGCTATTCGATTTGGCTTCATGCAAAAAAATACTGGCGCAAAATGAAAAAGCCGTTACGAATTCGTAACGGCTTTTCTTAGTAGCGGGAGCTGGACTCGAACCAGCGACCTTTGGGTTATGAGCCCAACGAGCTACCAACTGCTCCATCCCGCGATGTTGGGACTGCAAATGTACGACAACATTTTACAAATACAATTATCTTTGTAAAAAAAAGTTTATTCACTGTCTGAAACGTTTTTTGTCAGGAGTGAGTTGTTTGCTAAAGCCGCTGGTAATCAGCCAGCGGGATCACCTCAAAGAATGAATACGGAAATCATTGAAAATTTCCCGGCCAATCATAAGGCCGGTTTCGTCAGTATCGTTGGTAAGCCCAATGTCGGTAAATCTACCCTGATGAATCAGCTCGTTGGCGAACGGCTGTCTATTATCACCTCCAAAGCACAGACGACACGCCACCGGATAATGGGTATCCTGAACGGAACTCATGACGGACAGGAGTTCCAACTCGTTTACTCCGATACCCCCGGAATTATTAAACCCCAGTACAAACTTCATGAATCAATGATGAGCTTTGTACGCGGCTCCATTGAAGATGCTGATGTTGTGCTGTTCGTAACGGATATCTTCGAACAACACGACGAAAACGACGTCATTGAGCGACTGCAAAAATCGGAAGTTCCTGTGCTGCTGCTGATCAATAAAATTGACCAGGCTACGCAGGATCAGGTAATGGAGAAAATTGCGTACTGGCAGGAAAATTTCAACGCCCAGGAAATCATTCCTATCTCGGCGTTGAACGGCTTTAATATTGATCAGGTATTTGGCGGTATTATCAGTCGGCTGCCTCAGCATCCGCCTTATTTTCCTAAGAGCGAACTGACCGATAAACCCGAGCGGTTTTTTGCCTCAGAAATTATTCGGGAGAAAATTTTCCTGAACTACAAACGCGAAGTTCCCTATAGCAGTGAGGTAGTTATAACGGGCTTCAAGGAAAAAGAGGATATCATTGTTATTCAGGCCGAAATTTTGGTCGAACGGGCTACGCAACGGGCTATTCTGCTTGGTGAAGGTGGGAATATGATTAAAAAAACGGGAATTATGGCCCGTGAAGAACTTGAGCGCTTCTTCGGCAAAAAAGTATTTTTAGAACAATTCGTCAAAGTAGAACCCGACTGGCGCCAGAAAGAGCGGATGCTCAAGCGGTTAGGATACGATGAATAAGCATTAGGAGTGAGAAGTGAGAAGTGAGGAGTTGTTGAAGCACTCATTAAACTTGCGTCAGCAACTCCTCACTTCTCACTCCTCGCTCCTCACTCCTTCAAAAAAATGGCAAACATTGTTGCAATCGTTGGTCGCCCAAATGTGGGCAAGTCCACGCTGTTTAACCGTCTGACGGAACAGCGACAGGCCATCATGGATAACCAAAGTGGTGTTACACGCGACCGGCATTATGGCACGGCCGAGTGGAACGATAAATATTTTACAGTCATCGATACAGGTGGCTACGTTGTTGGCTCTGAGGATGTATTTGAAGAGTCGATTCGGGAACAGGTCGAAATTGCTATTCAGGAATCAACGGTTTTGTTGTTTGTTGTTGATACGCAAACAGGCATCACTGGCCTGGATCAGGACTTTGCCAATGTTCTACGCCGAACCAAAAAGCCCGTATACGTAGTCGCTAATAAGGCCGAAACCGGCGAACGGGCGCATGGCGCTGCCGAATTTTATGCCCTTGGATTAGGTGATCCCTATGCAATTTCGTCGCAAACGGGCACTGGTACTGGTGATTTACTGGATGAAGTGATCAAGCATTTTCCAACGGCTGGCGTTGAAAATCCGGATGCCGGAATTCCAAGAATTGCAATTCTCGGGCGTCCGAACGTTGGTAAATCGTCGTTTTTGAATGTCCTGACAGGGCAGGAGCGTAGTATTGTGACGCCTATCGCCGGTACTACTCGAGACGCGATCGACACTCGCTATAAAGCTTACGGTAAAGACTTTATTCTGACTGATACGGCTGGTATCCGCCGTAAAGCGCGTATTGACTCCAACGTTGAGTTTTATTCGACATTACGTTCGATTAAAGCCATGGAGGATTCGGATGTCTGTATTATTCTCCTTGATGCGACACGTGGCCTCGAAGCGCAGGATTTGACCATTATTGGGCAGGCTGTGAAAGCGAAAAAGGGCGTAGTAATCATGGTCAATAAATGGGATGCGGTTGAAAAAGACCAGCATACTGCCGACAGATTGCGTAAGGAAATGATTCAGCGAATGATGCCGATTGACTATCTGCCTATCATTTTTGCGTCGGTTCATGAGAAGCAACGTATTTTCCAGGTGATGGAAAAAGCGATGGAAGTGTATGAGAACAAGACGAAAAAGGTTGCGACGTCGAAGCTGAATGATGCCATGCAGCCCGAAATCGAGAAATATCCACCGCCGGCTATCAAAGGGAAGCATATTAAAATTAAGTACATGCTTCAGGTGCCAACGCCTTCGCCAACGTTCGTATTTTTCTGTAACCTACCTCAGTATGTTCAGGAATCATACCAGCGTTTCCTGGAGAACAGGCTTCGAGAACATTTTGACTTTACAGGTGTACCGATTACGGTGTTTTTCCGGCAAAAATAAAGCACAGAGTAGAGTTAATATAGTCAGGAGTAGCCAGGTATTGTTCGTCTAATTACGATACTCGGCTACTCCTGACTTGTTTTGGTCAGTATATCATGAAAACTTCCTCACGTTATTGGATTGGCGCTTTTCTAGTTTTTTTAGCTGCTTTTTGCTTTGCCTGTAAAGGCATTCTTATTAAACTGGCCTACCAATATCAGATTGACTCGATTTCGCTGCTAACATTACGAATGTTGTTTGCGCTGCCATTCTACATCGTTATTTTAGTCAATCTGAACCGAAAGCAATCCCCCGCTAAACTAACGAGTCGGCAATGGGCAGCTCTGGCCATATTTGGAATTACAGGTTATTACTTTGCCAGTTTCTTCAATTTTTTAGGCTTGATTTACATAACAGCAAGTTTGGAGCGGATTCTTCTATTCGTCTATCCAACCTTTGTGCTGCTGATGAACGCCATGGGCTTTGGCCTGCGGGTTACGAAATTACAGATCGTAGCGCTTATCTTAACCTATGCCGGAATTCTCCTGGCGTTTTGGGGAAATATTGAGACTTCGGCTCAAAACAATGTTGTGTTGGGCGCCTTCTGGGTTATCCTTAGCGGATTGGTCTATGCCGTTTATTTGGTTGGTAGCGACCGCATGATCCCATTAATTGGGTCGCTGCGGTATACCTGTTATGCCATGATTGCCGCCACGGTACCTACAGTGCTGCATTGCGCGGTTCAAAATGGGCTGCACTTGGGAGGCTATCCAATGCCCGTATATGCTTTAGGGTTGGGGATGGGCATTTTTGTAACCGTGATCCCGACGTTTATGATTGCTGAAGGAATTAAGCGGGTGGGATCGGGTAATGCCTCTATTATTGGCAGTATTGGTCCAATTTTTACAATTTTCCTGTCGACCACTATTCTCCATGAAACGATTAGCATTGAGCAAATTATAGGTACCCTACTGGTATTAGCTGGCGTCTTTATGATTGGTTGGAAAGGGAACAAACAAGTAACTCCTTCTGTAACCAACTAACAAATTGTGCCTATTATGGGGGTATTACTTACTTAAAGGTAACTAGCCTGCTATATAAAAGAAGTATCATGTTACGATAGGATTACAAAAACAACCATTAAATAAAGTTGCGCTCACGTTCAGGACGTTAGTATTTTACATATGTCTATTTTAGGAGTATATTGGCCCCCGTTATTACCCAAACGATTACCCACCTTATCATGGCAACCGAAAAAATTTTAGATGACGAAAAACGCATTGACAAAGCGGCTTATGTGCTTAAAGCTGTTGCGCACCCTCTGCGAATAAAGATCATTCAGATGTTGAATGAGAGCAAAGAGCTAAATGTGTCGACTATCTACAAAAATCTAAACGCCGAACAATCCCTCATTTCGCACCACTTAATTAACATGCGCGACAAAGGCATTCTGGATATCCGGCGCAGCGGCAAAAACATTTATTACTTTCTGGTCGATGCTGCTGTAGCGGAGATCATCGATTGTATTTACAAGAGTAAACTAATAAGCTAATCCATTTAGAGAGCACAGTAAAAAGCGTTAGAAAAAAGACCGAGGTCTTTTTTCTAACGCTTTTTACTTACCGACTGTTAGCTGAATAGATCGCCGGTTTTATAAGGCGGTATGATACCAAGATGAATATAAGCCCGCTCGGTAGCTTCTCGTCCGCGCGATGTTCGTTTTAGGAAGCCTTCCTTAATTAAGAACGGTTCGTAGACTTCTTCAATCGTTTCAGATTCCTCCCCACAAGCCGTAGCAATGGTTGAGAGACCTACCGGCCCCCCTTTGAACTTCTCGATGATCGTTGTCAGAATCCGATTATCCATTTCATCTAACCCATTCTGGTCAACTTCCAGAGCGCTCAACGCGATTTCAGCAATATCGACGTTGATATAACCGTTCCCTTTAACTTGTGCAAAGTCGCGGGTACGGCGCAGGAGGTTATTCGCGATACGCGGTGTACCCCGACTCCGACGTGCAATCTCATAAGCGCCTGTTTCATCAATTGCGGTTCCCAGAATAGCCGACGACCGTTGAACGATGGATGTTAGAAGTTTGGCGTCATAATATTCCAATCGGCAACTAATACCAAAACGGGCTCGTAGGGGAGAGGTAAGCATACCCGCCCGAGTTGTGGCGCCAATAAGCGTAAACGGATTCAATTTTATCTGCACGGTTCGGGCGTTGGGGCCGGAGTCGAGCATGATGTCAATTTTATAGTCCTCCATCGCCGAATACAGATACTCTTCCACAATTGGGTTGAGCCGGTGAATTTCGTCGATAAAGAGCACATCGTTTGGTTGCAGATTTGTCAACAAACCAGCCAGATCACTGGGTTTATCCAGAACAGGTCCGGAAGTCATTTTGATGCTGGCGTTGAGTTCATTGGCAACAATGTGCGATAGGGTTGTTTTGCCTAACCCTGGGGGGCCATGAAGCAAAACATGGTCGAGGGCTTCGCCCCGTTGCATAGCCGCCCGAACAAATACTTCGAGATTTTCGAGGACTTTTTCCTGCCCTGTAAAGTCCTCGAAGGAGAGGGGTCTAAGCGCCCGTTCAATCTCCTTGTCGGTCGCACTCATGCCCTCTGTCGAGCCCTTTAAAAAGTCATTTCGCATGATTTTGAATCGTATAGACCCGGCCAAATGTTTACCTGAAAATAGGCTTATTTGGCCGGGTCGTTTACCTCAAATTTACGAAAAAAACAGGAGAAAATCGCTACCGAATGAGCAATACTGAGCCTCGTTTTACAACCTGTGGACGCTCTGGGAATGACTCACTTTTATAGGTAATAATGTACGGGTAAAGCATTGATGGATAGGTAGATCCATGATAGGTGCCATCCCATTTCTGCTCTGGATTATCGCTGGCAAAAATCACCTCGCCCCATCGATTGTAAATACGGAACTCGTAGTTTGTGGTATAGGCGGTGAAAATCTGTAATACGTCGTTTACACCATCGTTGTTGGGGGTGAATGCATCGGGAACATTGACGCGGGGCTCACACAAATTGAACACGCGTGCAATACCCGTTGCCGTACATCCTTGCGGATCAGTCACCCGAATAGAATAGCTACCAGCTCGGTCAACCACAATCGTTTTAGTGGTATCATTACGAGTGAGCCACAGATAGCGCAACCCCGGCGCTCCATTAGCCGAAAGTTGTGCTTTCTCTAAATCACCTTCGCAAAGGGCAACATTATCTGAAAGTGAAAAGGTTGGCGGTGGTCGGTCGCCTACCTGGATATTACTTCGGCCTACGCAACCTGTTTGTGTATTTCTAAGGATAAGGCTATACGAACCTGGTTGAGAAACAGTAATGAATGGGGCCGATGATCCGGTACTCCATTGATAGGTATTACCCGGTTGATCGCCAGATAAGGGAGACAGAATAACCCCAATTCCTGAACATTTGAGTGTATCGGGTCCCAGACGGGCAAAGCCCGTACTATCGAGACCCACCCGAATGCTATCTTTTAGGATTTTACAGCCCAATATGTCCGTTACCTGTACTGAATAAAGCCCTGGCGACGCATTCCCCAAAACGGGCGTTGTTGTTACCAGGTTGTTGTTTCGGTCCAGCCAGATGTAGCTCGCTGGCGTTCCTCCCGTTACGGTTACATTGATGGTGCCACTATTCGGTACACTGCATAAAGCGTCCTTAACCAATGCAGTAAGAGCCAGTTGATTGGCCGGGGATTTTAACGTAAAGGCAGTATCGGCCTTACAGGTGTGAATGCTATCCGTTACGCTGACCTTATAGCCGCCTTCTGTCAGACTGGTTTGCCGACTGCCAGTACCCGTTAGAATCGCTCCGTCCGAACGAGTCCAGGTGTAAAGATATGTTCCGGCCGGGGTCGGTGTCAGTTGAATCGAGCCATCTGCCGATGTGCAGGTTGTTGGGCCAGTCAGGGTAGCGGCTACCCGTAGTTTAGGCAATTCGCTAACCCGGATCGTATCCGAGTTTTCGCAGGTGGTACCATTTACCGTCGATTGCGCGGTAACAGTGTAGGTGCCCCCTTTGGAAACCGAAATGGTTCGCGTATTCCCGCCGTTACTCCACTGAAACTGCGTCCAGGTTTGCTGCGGTACGGTCAGGTTGATCGATGATCGATAACAAAAAACGGTATCGGGACCTAAGTCGAGTGATGGCGGTGGTTTGATCTGTACCTCAATCGTATCGCTTTTAAAACACTCGCCATTGGCCGCCAGACCAACTACAATGTAATAGCCGGGCCTGTCGAGTTTTATAGTCTGTTGCCTACTGGCGACCGCTCCATTGACCAGCCAGACATATACTTTGGCCTGTACCTTCATATCCAGTGTAATCCCTTTTTTATTACAAATGGCGGTATCGGCTCCCAGATGTATATCGGGTGGGGTTGCTAAAATGGTCAGCGTGTCTTTAATCAGCGTGTCTT
Proteins encoded in this region:
- the era gene encoding GTPase Era, with the translated sequence MNTEIIENFPANHKAGFVSIVGKPNVGKSTLMNQLVGERLSIITSKAQTTRHRIMGILNGTHDGQEFQLVYSDTPGIIKPQYKLHESMMSFVRGSIEDADVVLFVTDIFEQHDENDVIERLQKSEVPVLLLINKIDQATQDQVMEKIAYWQENFNAQEIIPISALNGFNIDQVFGGIISRLPQHPPYFPKSELTDKPERFFASEIIREKIFLNYKREVPYSSEVVITGFKEKEDIIVIQAEILVERATQRAILLGEGGNMIKKTGIMAREELERFFGKKVFLEQFVKVEPDWRQKERMLKRLGYDE
- a CDS encoding phosphotransferase family protein, producing the protein MLDQLKNTILACFPDLADATFTLLTTGWDSVAVDIDDRLVFKFPRDPEAIEALRREATMLTVIRPSVTIQVPDLEFFEKPVTFSKHTKLKGEPVTRPQYELLGKVAKESLAKDIARFYGELHAIEPDLLRTAGALPIDQWPSPDIILAGIQPLLPKNLLPKAQQTLKTWAQLPPDLPIYGFFDGHGRNMAFDYSTQQLTGIYDFGDAGFGELHEEFIYTSFISKELTADVISHYEQLTGRTIDHNRVHTLTGVLLLTELADMVDDPEHGATCLENALTWLTENS
- a CDS encoding carboxylesterase/lipase family protein; the protein is MKPSRRNFLQSLGVGVASLGVTKQASATALPAPKKPAGDDQVLFVGDTIAIANTEHGKVRGFILRGIHQFLGVPYGADTSGKNRFMPPQKPAPWTDIRPTLWWGNSAPQIMEKRYANVYASFVDHWNYDDVSEDCLKLNVWTPALDSQKRPVVVWLHGGGFVNGNAVEQDGYQGENLSRLGNIVFCSINHRLGSLGYTDLKAAGGHAASGNVGNLDMVAALEWVKNNIANFGGDPANVTIIGQSGGGAKVTTLMNMPSAKGLFHKAVALSGSSLSGVNKEYAEKLGVKVMEEAGLKPGEIDKLQQIPWRQYIDIANRAVEKMADEAKRMNIQRGGYSPVGDGTYLAEGAFFNNPNQFSADIPLILCSTFHEQNPDRTDASLEGISLAEVKEKIKSRFGDKSGEIVDAYAKNFPKARPIEIWALIVSNRKNVVATADAKAAQQKAPVYVAWFGWQPPLFDGRMRAFHCDDICFWFYNTDLMLTHTGGGKRPRALSDKMAHSFLNFIKTGNPNGGGLPNWKPYTTQHGETMILDDVPALANDPDREARKTLA
- the der gene encoding ribosome biogenesis GTPase Der, which translates into the protein MANIVAIVGRPNVGKSTLFNRLTEQRQAIMDNQSGVTRDRHYGTAEWNDKYFTVIDTGGYVVGSEDVFEESIREQVEIAIQESTVLLFVVDTQTGITGLDQDFANVLRRTKKPVYVVANKAETGERAHGAAEFYALGLGDPYAISSQTGTGTGDLLDEVIKHFPTAGVENPDAGIPRIAILGRPNVGKSSFLNVLTGQERSIVTPIAGTTRDAIDTRYKAYGKDFILTDTAGIRRKARIDSNVEFYSTLRSIKAMEDSDVCIILLDATRGLEAQDLTIIGQAVKAKKGVVIMVNKWDAVEKDQHTADRLRKEMIQRMMPIDYLPIIFASVHEKQRIFQVMEKAMEVYENKTKKVATSKLNDAMQPEIEKYPPPAIKGKHIKIKYMLQVPTPSPTFVFFCNLPQYVQESYQRFLENRLREHFDFTGVPITVFFRQK
- the ettA gene encoding energy-dependent translational throttle protein EttA, with translation MSQETIIFSMAGVSKNIPPNRQILKNIYLSFFYGAKIGVLGLNGSGKSTLLRIIAGIDKNYTGEVVFSPGYSVGMLEQEPKFEAGKTVREVVEEGVQEVVNLLKEFDEINEAFGDPDADFDKLINRQGEVQEKLDHYNAWELDQKLERAMDALRCPPSDALIDNLSGGEKRRVALCRLLLQQPDVLLLDEPTNHLDAESVLWLEEHLRQYSGTVIAVTHDRYFLDNVAGWILELDRGEGIPWKGNYSSWLEQKQNRLAKEEKTESKRQKTLQRELEWVKMAPKARQAKSKARLGAYEKLLNEDAKQRDEKLEIFIPAGPRLGAKVIEAEDVSKAFGDRLLFEHLGFRLPQGGIVGIIGPNGAGKTTLFKLITGRDKPNSGTFDVGETVKVAYVDQEHDGLDPNKTVYETISGGNDWIIMGGKQSNARAYVSRFNFGGADQEKKIGTLSGGERNRVHLAMTLKEGANLLLLDEPTNDLDVNTLRALEEGLENFAGCAVIISHDRWFLDRIATHILAFEGDSQVYWFEGNFSEYEENRRKRLGTDATPTRIKYKKLG
- a CDS encoding DUF349 domain-containing protein — its product is MENASLVDEYGYVKDGKVFLKGYLNYEDRQIGEVKRTEQEALDYFKNRFIIAENKVSQLEKDIDEAQNKGSYLTKLVQLRKKLLGFDALGDFPPLLDRLDEQEKLLADLITVNQRKNYDIKRALIAEAEAIVDSTDWRTTADELQEIKTKWIKTGPVDKSVEEEVEGRFQELLDGFFQRRREFFNEQNKVIQERLDKYDELIRLAFRANRLGDLDAAFQEVRRLNNAWKAVGEVPIKKSGKLYKQFKKATTMFYAKYNDAKGIVLVPKIDPRIEAQMKMADEVEKLSKQSDIFAAAERAKVLLNAWKEIRVPFKLQDKVVNERFRAACDKIFELSYLGRVLTRKYPAFELKSQSEQIRTKIREMEYLVKREKNDLQFALQDADGLDPNNDADKQILNKINTQRRKIAMKETILRELQKQLETAGY